The Nitrospira sp. sequence CTCGACCTCAATCGCGCAAGCGCCGGCGAGCTTGAGTCGTTGCCCGGGATCGGTGCAGTCATGGCGCAGCGTGTGATCGCCTTTCGAGAATCGACCGGAGGCTTTCGTACGGTGGAGGAACTCCGTGAAGTCAAAGGGATCGGGCCCAAGAAATTCGATCGTCTCAAGTCTTTCGTGACGATCTCGTCCGCAAAATCCAAGCAGGTGATGGAACAACGAGGATGATGAACGAAATACATCGGCAACTGGATTTGATTCAGCGCGGCGCTGTAGAGGTCATTCAACGGGTCGAGCTGGAGGCGAAGCTCAAAAGGGCTCTTGCCGAAAATCGACCTTTGCGCGTCAAAGCGGGGTTCGACCCGACTGCGCCGGATCTTCATCTTGGACACACCGTGCTGATCCATAAATTGAAGCACTTTCAAGATCTTGGCCATCAAGTCATTTTCCTCATCGGCGATTTCACCGGGATGATCGGCGATCCCACCGGGGTATCCGAGACGCGGAAAGCATTGACGAAGGAACAGGTGCAGGAGAACGCCAAGACCTACCAGCGGCAGATCTTCAAAATTCTCGATCCCGCCAAGACTGTGATCGAGTTCAACAGCCGATGGATGAGTGAGCTGTCCGCGGACGGGTTGATTCAGCTGGCCGCCCACTATCGGGTGGCGCGCATGATGGAACGCGACGACTTCCATAAGCGTTACCAGGAACAGAAGCCGATCAGCGTCCATGAGTTCCTGTACCCATTGGTGCAAGGTTACGATTCCGTCGTCCTGAAAGCGGATGTGGAATTGGGGGGGACGGATCAGAAATTCAATCTGTTAGTGGGGCGTGAGTTGCAGCGGGACTACGGTCAAGAGTCGCAAGTCGTCATCACGATGCCGTTGCTTGAAGGAACGGACGGCGTGAAGAAAATGAGCAAGAGCGTCGGAAACTATATCGCGTTGGAGGACAAGCCGGGGGACATGTTCGGAAAGGTCATGTCGATCAGCGATGCTCTGATGCATCGGTACTATGAGCTGTTGACGACCGAGAACCTGGAACATGTGAAAACTCTTCATCCCATGGAAGCCAAACAGTCGCTCGCTGAATTGATCGTGGCGCGCTACCACGGGACCGAGATCGGGAGAGAGGCGAGAACCGAGTTCCAACAGAAATTTCAGGCCAAGGAATTTCCTGACAAACCCGATGCGCATGTGGCATTGCAGCTGGACGATATGACGGAGAAAGACGCTCAAGAGGGCAGTAGTATCAGGCTTGCAAGGTTGATCTCAAAAACAGGTTTGATTTCCAGCGGCAGCGAAGCAAGGCGCTTGATCATTCAAGGTGGAATCGAAGTCGATGGAATCAAAGAGACGAATCCGGACAAGTTAATCTCGTTTGAACTCCATCAACAACGCCGTCTTAAAATCGGGAAGAAAAAGTTCGCCGTTGCGGAATTCAAGCCGTGAGGTACAACGAGCGGCCATCATGAGTTGTGATAGGTGCGATGATGGCGCAAAAGCTCACCGAAAAGGAGAAACTACGAGGTCGAGCCAGACGAGGCCACGCAGGATTGCCGCAAATGGGACTTATACCTTGACGATCAAAATAGACGGTGCGCCCACGATGATTTTGTGTACCCCGACTCTGCAACGTATTTACTGAGATATCATTTCTCGTATTTGTATCGCCAGGGTGCTCTCATCGTCGAATGTATCCTTTGGGAAAAGCTGGCTCAGCGTGGCTTGAAAATAGCCAGCCAAGCCCTTACTCCAAATGCGCATACCGCTCACGCTGTATGGATAGCTTATTCCACCAGCGTGAGAGTTCATGAGCATAGCCCTGAAGTCTT is a genomic window containing:
- a CDS encoding helix-hairpin-helix domain-containing protein — translated: MIRSLLLKLGMLIVAMGGSFWLIWHAQPPSHTSGATDEKPAEVVPISPVPHERTPKVETIGEKARTIQPDRRLLDLNRASAGELESLPGIGAVMAQRVIAFRESTGGFRTVEELREVKGIGPKKFDRLKSFVTISSAKSKQVMEQRG
- a CDS encoding tyrosine--tRNA ligase — protein: MNEIHRQLDLIQRGAVEVIQRVELEAKLKRALAENRPLRVKAGFDPTAPDLHLGHTVLIHKLKHFQDLGHQVIFLIGDFTGMIGDPTGVSETRKALTKEQVQENAKTYQRQIFKILDPAKTVIEFNSRWMSELSADGLIQLAAHYRVARMMERDDFHKRYQEQKPISVHEFLYPLVQGYDSVVLKADVELGGTDQKFNLLVGRELQRDYGQESQVVITMPLLEGTDGVKKMSKSVGNYIALEDKPGDMFGKVMSISDALMHRYYELLTTENLEHVKTLHPMEAKQSLAELIVARYHGTEIGREARTEFQQKFQAKEFPDKPDAHVALQLDDMTEKDAQEGSSIRLARLISKTGLISSGSEARRLIIQGGIEVDGIKETNPDKLISFELHQQRRLKIGKKKFAVAEFKP